In Plasmodium malariae genome assembly, chromosome: 11, the following proteins share a genomic window:
- the PmUG01_11023300 gene encoding conserved Plasmodium protein, unknown function, with the protein MDTLIKINDKLFIDLNNYHEKVDDTEDLNIFETNHGESVRDKKNDAGFSYKMEIKKQVDIFTDLVKEKNINYDISRKFKDNNLDIIKTIKAINNSYIKNEEFHFTRLMMLICLKNYIFEFVNKYLKNLIRNYEEDKYKKEIKNFNSLIHSKDNVELDKHTWNNGGKNKEETENAECTQTNFLVITFLSKSIIENYTLLENLEKTSKHLKEEEWTYLKEKILLLIKNSCIINDKGSDNFTTFVKMINKDMYKSFKRYKSIIEMKKFNICLYFIDIFFSIFLIDYPYKWHNVLGNIFDTFKFISFIKNNDFRNVLNTDYNSTIYYIMDLSGHNDSVNEIKYEENSEKKDNYSMVIQFQNFYSLMFLMNKMLKKYIPRTHKSNYYSVIYHNYFISYINNSNKNLLQIEDYSDLKIPCENLLLGFEDIIKIFFPFFNRLLYSLLKFNNNIYIIFITKKIVKFLYKTLVCHFISLPEGVLDNELEILFTNIMEIIDINLHEYVNNLYFVNVNINTNELYNNERSISVSKITEESSYENLSKFIHNKRNHLDKLFLIYILKSKKWCLKILNLFLYRSINYEEMNDTWKMILKHFENKYIIFLEKISVLILKITINTTCTDEERMNYNKLFWYIKYIIDYTDYLKFSDKCLSLSVNYLCMIISLDNLRAFVKQNILSEIFLRCLFFHINSSSHIECIDNFFTSSAGQKESLLFDNLKFERYIICFEKIPLFRKYLLDYYDDTKSKNILKKYVNYIIFLFCELLEKYFYDIIFDLDKNVKDHLRTCLVIQNEYMHLLYPEMFLKKELDFSNEEIEICGYKNVNFLINSEVCMRTENYKIHIKNIIDYISKIIQNHMKENKIEYNFDFTSFYMSNCDTFNSLLFIIKNLPLYKYSQDELIFKDLYSVQNEHNLNYSCLIMNDISLYKYFSLFMFLTYYKYLFIKKVLENIINQKVLLDNMNDSYRRRIDKEDLTTDHYIEEYYKNKCSYISYFNNDANEISQFESITDDFKIKDKSFFLNYMLVNLLHPYSNNLKRVVMWMLKEYINMTRFSDNVLQFFFYISFINLFYFEKHLKFRSFDTLVNLMYKYGIPREIFYNDYREIFIFLFFQLLILFIKNESTSCDNIFYWDNININLSENYEKIYLLKCLREDNIDCNYYSDVRSKICKNYLYNQVNCFTDFFINDVLYNNFHFYMEKMEESNLNQFLNFISMFYQNEINNNIILFINLLNESLLDVTSSPLLGNDKGYSFLRTLKFFSFFLEHYKNASSTQDVLIIKILQNDSFIVYFKHIIRRVKNNELNEEILNEIYYILYIFTKNSLFNYKIFWFYFLYSLAHISNDLNIFHLREINKIEKIPNIPMYVMQFFSNVIKRDVFYVFFSLAEEKTFRINNSNISLIEILRKISLLLICLSDENINEQNFCNNSTIHICGLYLYNSLLSYLFSLLTKNKILFTHLFWSKLRKAYNIIQDDQTELSDIDDTGSNYSFKKFDEAKSGDRNFNTKEFIFKDTEFLFESIGEADIDAGMEEDLDVDVGEGAYVEMEEEDKQMSLQGYVYRNSSSSSKNAKRFSRDSAFEKSELYDTLNEISADKNEIIKNEVLFYRHIKNYFLNKKKNMTRRKRKLSHNYNSSNNNMHNHRLDAMDNDKEKKIVKLLNTIYFNIFLLKDKKEEHIRKLLKTLKCVNNNLLLNSSENEYNVYTMLLMIQKKRYIYQSFSMYLFLDIQDFFTILVDEHIFTSIIDEWLNDIFYIYQNSDDLKYFILAYCNILIYLCMYKQKREMVSLRSKVHTNNNNNERKSNNNNNNNNDDDDNYGADYGDREKGFCFLKGEINSINNLDKIIRDIDMEYFNEYAIEQLGERLHKIINAIVNVVLMLPIPYKDNVKVFNKNVLRRLAPICGEGDNIEHNNLLKFNSENSMNDRRSSNFKEIHFNDLLQNIEFMHVNNYEQKFYERKHNSLEHFYNNVVHINKSDDLKLYDKNISVNYYFQNNMNDDFVNRLISECNCEHFQIFIYVRKAFSLLTQEIISNENLINIIGCSDKYYNFINIIRLDI; encoded by the exons ATGGAtactttaattaaaataaacgacaaattatttattgatttaaataattaccACGAAAAGGTAGACGATACAGAAgatttaaacatttttgaaACTAACCATGGAGAAAGTGTAagggataaaaaaaatgatgcaGGATTTAGCtataaaatggaaataaaaaaacaagtaGATATCTTTACTGATTTagtaaaagagaaaaatataaattatgatatttCTAGAAAATTCAAAGATAATAACTTGGATATCATTAAGACGATTAAAGCTATTAATAATTcctatattaaaaatgaagaatttcATTTTACAAGATTAATGATGCTAATATgtttaaagaattatatttttgaatttgtaaataaatatttgaaaaatctTATAAGGAATTATGAAGAGGATAAATAcaagaaagaaataaaaaattttaatagttTAATACATAGTAAAGATAACGTTGAGTTAGACAAACACACATGGAACAACGGGGGAAAGAACAAAGAAGAAACAGAAAATGCAGAATGCACTCAAACAAATTTTCTAGTCATTACATTCTTAAGTAAAAGTATTATCGAAAATTATACGTTACtagaaaatttagaaaagaCTTCAAAACATCTTAAAGAAGAAGAATGgacatatttaaaagaaaaaattttgttgctaattaaaaattcctgtataataaatgataaaggAAGTGATAATTTTACTACTTTTGTAAAGATGATTAATAAGGATATGTATAAAtcttttaaaagatataaaagtataattgaaatgaaaaaattcaatatatgcttatattttattgatattttttttagtatatttttgatTGATTATCCTTACAAATGGCATAATGTATTaggaaatatatttgataCCTTTAAGtttatttcctttattaaaaataatgatttcAGGAATGTGTTAAATACTGATTACAATTcaactatatattatattatggaTTTAAGTGGTCATAACGATTCagttaatgaaataaaatatgaggAAAACAGTGAAAAGAAGGATAACTACAGTATGGTGATACAATTTCAAAATTTCTATTctttaatgtttttaatgaataaaatgttaaaaaagtaCATTCCTAGAACTCATAAATCTAACTATTATTCtgttatatatcataattactttatttcttatataaataatagcaataaaaatttattacaaataGAAGATTACAGTGATTTAAAAATACCTTGTGAAAATTTGTTATTAGGATTTGaggatataataaaaatatttttccccttttttaacagattattatattctctgttaaaatttaataacaatatatatattatattcataacaaaaaaaattgtaaaatttttatataagacTTTGGTGTgtcattttatttcattgcCAGAAGGAGTGCTAGATAATGAActtgaaatattatttactaaTATAATGGAAATAATAGATATAAATTTGCATGAATacgtaaataatttatattttgtaaatgtaaatataaatacaaatgaaCTGTATAACAATGAAAGGTCTATATCTGTTTCTAAAATAACTGAAGAATCTtcttatgaaaatttaagtaaatttatccataataaaagaaatcaTTTGGACAAgttatttttgatatatatattgaagtCAAAAAAGTGGtgcttaaaaattttaaatttatttttatatagatCCATTAATTATGAGGAAATGAATGATACTTGGAAAATGATTCTTAAgcattttgaaaataaatatattatatttttagagAAAATTTCAGTTTTAATACTAAAAATAACTATAAACACTACATGTACGGATGAAGAAAGAATGAATTATAACAAACTGTTTTGGTATATTAAGTACATAATAGATTATACTGATTATTTGAAGTTTTCTGATAAATGCTTGTCCCTTTCAGTGAATTACCTGTGTATGATAATTTCTCTGGACAATTTACGAGCATTTGTCAAACAAAATATTCTGAGTGAGATTTTTTTACgttgtcttttttttcatattaacaGCAGCTCTCATATAGAATGCATTGAT aaTTTTTTCACGAGCAGCGCAGGACAGAAAGAGAGTCTATTAtttgataatttaaaatttgagagatatattatttgttttgaAAAGATACCATTGTTCCGTAAATATTTACTTGATTATTACGACGATACAAAATCAAAGAATATTCTAAAGAAATACGTgaattacataatttttttattttgtgaaTTGTtagagaaatatttttatgatataatatttgaTTTAGATAAGAATGTAAAAGATCATTTAAGAACATGCTTAGTTATTCAAAATGAGTATATGCATTTGTTATATCCtgaaatgtttttaaaaaaagaattagaCTTTTCGAATgaagaaatagaaatatgtggttataaaaatgttaactTCTTAATTAATTCAGAAGTTTGCATGAGAACggagaattataaaattcatataaagaatataattgaCTACATCTCAAAAATAATACAGAATCATATGAAAgagaataaaatagaatataattttgattTTACTAGTTTTTATATGTCAAATTGTGATACATTTAATagtttgttatttattattaagaatttaccattatacaaatattctCAGGATGagttaatatttaaagattTATATAGTGTACAAAATGagcataatttaaattatagttGTCTTATTATGAATGATAtaagtttatataaatatttttctttgtttatgtttttaacctattataaatatttatttatcaaaaaagttttggaaaatataataaatcaaAAGGTATTATTAGATAACATGAATGATTCTTATAGGAGACGTATAGATAAAGAAGATTTAACTACTGATCATTATATTGaggaatattataaaaataaatgcagttatatatcttattttaataacGATGCTAATGAAATATCCCAATTTGAAAGTATTACTGatgattttaaaataaaggacaagtctttttttcttaattatatGTTAGTAAATTTGTTGCACCCTTATTCAAATAACTTAAAGAGAGTCGTGATGTGGATGTTAaaggaatatattaatatgacACGATTTAGTGATAAtgtattacaattttttttttatattagttttataaacttattttattttgaaaaacatttaaaatttaggTCCTTTGACACTTTAGTtaatttaatgtataaatatggaATTCCAAgggaaatattttataacgaCTATAGagaaatattcatatttttattttttcaattattaattttgtttataaaaaatgagtcGACTTCATGTGATAATATATTCTACTgggataatataaatataaatctaagtgaaaattatgaaaaaatatatcttttaaaatgtttaaggGAAGACAATATTgattgtaattattatagtGATGTTAGAtctaaaatttgtaaaaattatttgtataacCAAGTAAATTGTTTCACggacttttttattaatgatgtgttatataacaattttcatttttacatgGAGAAAATGGAAGAAAGTAATTTAAACCAgtttttgaattttatttctatgtTTTATCAGAAtgaaattaacaataatattattttatttattaacttGCTAAATGAATCCCTACTAGATGTAACGTCTTCTCCCTTATTAGGAAATGACAAAGGGTATTCATTTTTGAgaacattaaaatttttttccttttttttggaacattataaaaatgctAGTAGTACTCAAGAtgtgttaataataaaaatattgcaaaatGATAGTTTTATAGTttattttaaacatataataagaagagtaaaaaataatgaactgaatgaagaaatattaaatgaaatatattatatattatacatatttacaaaaaattcgttatttaattataaaattttctggttttattttctttattcctTAGCACATATTTCGAAcgatttgaatatatttcaCTTAAGggagataaataaaatagaaaaaataccTAATATCCCTATGTATGTAATGCAATTTTTTAGTAATGTAATTAAAAGGGATGtcttttatgttttcttttcccTAGCAGAGGAAAAAACATTTAGGATAAATAATTCTAACATATCATTAATAGAAATTTTACGAAAAATTAGTTTATTGTTGATTTGCTTATCGGACGAAAACATTAATGAGCAAAACTTTTGTAATAATAGcacaatacatatatgtggtttatatttatataacagCTTATTATCATAtctattttcattattaacaaaaaataaaatactttttacGCATTTATTTTGGAGTAAACTAAGGAAGGCATATAACATAATTCAAGATGATCAGACCGAATTAAGTGATATTGATGATACTGGTTCGAATTATtcgtttaaaaaatttgatgaAGCAAAATCAGGAGATAGAAATTTTAACACTAAGGagtttatttttaaggatacagaatttttatttgaaagtATTGGAGAAGCAGACATAGATGCTGGAATGGAAGAGGATTTAGACGTAGATGTGGGAGAAGGGGCATATGTAGAAATGGAGGAGGAAGATAAACAAATGAGTTTACAAGGGTATGTTTACAGGAATAGTTCTAGTTCTTCTAAGAATGCGAAAAGATTTTCCAGAGATAGTGCATTTGAAAAAAGTGAATTATACGATACGCTAAACGAGATAAGTGCagacaaaaatgaaattatcaAAAATGAAGTACTATTTTATAGacatataaaaaactattttttaaacaaaaaaaagaatatgacaagaagaaaaaggaaattaagtcataattataatagtagtaataataatatgcataatCATCGATTAGATGCTATGGACAatgataaggaaaaaaaaattgtgaagTTGTTaaatactatttattttaatatatttctattaaaagataaaaaagaagaacatATAAGGAAGCTactaaaaacattaaaatgtGTGAACAACAATCTCCTTTTAAATAGTTCCGAAAATGagtataatgtatatacaatGTTATTGATGattcagaaaaaaagatacataTATCAGTCATTTTCtatgtatctttttttagatatacaggatttttttactattctAGTTGATGAACATATTTTCACATCTATTATTGATGAGTGgttaaatgatatattttatatatatcaaaattcggatgatttaaaatattttatattagcttattgtaatatattaatatatctcTGTATGTATAAACAGAAGAGGGAAATGGTTTCCCTACGTTCTAAGGTAcatactaataataataataatgaaaggaagagtaataataataacaataataataatgatgatgatgataattATGGTGCTGATTACGGTGACAGAGAAAAAGgcttttgttttttgaaaGGAGAAATTAATAGCATCAATAATTTGGACAAAATTATAAGAGACATAGATatggaatattttaatgaatatgCTATAGAACAGCTAGGAGAAAGATTacacaaaataattaatgcTATAGTTAATGTTGTTTTAATGCTTCCTATCCCGTACAAGGATAATGTAAAAGTTTTTAATAAGAACGTACTTCGTAGATTAGCACCAATATGTGGTGAAGGGGATAATATAGagcataataatttattaaaatttaatagtGAAAATAGTATGAATGACAGGAGAAGCagtaattttaaagaaatccattttaatgatttattacaaaatattgaatttatgcatgtaaataattatgaacaaaaattttacGAAAGAAAGCACAACTCGTtagaacatttttataataatgttgTTCATATTAACAAATCAGATGATTTAAAACTTTacgataaaaatatttccgtaaattattactttcaaaataatatgaacgaCGACTTTGTAAATAGATTGATATCTGAATGTAACTGTGaacattttcaaatatttatatatgtacgaaAAGCTTTTTCCCTGTTAACGCAAGAAATTATTTCCAATGAAAATCTGATTAATATAATTGGTTGTTCAGACAAGTATTACAATTTCATAAACATAATTCGGTTAGATATTTAG